The Chlamydiales bacterium genome window below encodes:
- a CDS encoding DNA-binding domain-containing protein: MKCKSVEVLSAVTYHRTSSSPPKKLQEIQQWFASVITRPIDENSSMNKFSSCGKHIDSEAIEYILPSSTLSPGTRISIYHQQYWWRLLSALHDTFPLLTRLFGYREFNLTLAIPYLTKYPPNHWSMNFLGSMLSNWIAKEYLDNDKQLIEHACKVDWAYNCSFFAPKETEILASHMQLQTHTHLFELPYNLFQFREQFLLELPEYWIEHDFPLLERSTDQSSLYYVLYRDHKNYIVFEKISACEFKVLSYLKEAHSLDELSSWLEKHPDLELQKNAATSLHLWMRRWVLIGWLVFGTKALFE; encoded by the coding sequence ATGAAATGTAAAAGCGTTGAAGTTCTAAGTGCGGTGACTTATCACCGCACTTCCTCTTCTCCACCTAAAAAACTACAAGAGATTCAACAATGGTTTGCAAGCGTTATCACACGTCCCATTGATGAAAATAGTTCCATGAACAAATTCTCCTCTTGTGGCAAACATATTGACTCAGAAGCCATTGAATACATACTGCCAAGTTCTACACTCTCTCCTGGCACACGCATCTCTATTTATCATCAGCAGTATTGGTGGCGCCTTCTTTCTGCTCTACACGACACATTTCCTCTACTAACTCGTTTATTTGGCTACAGAGAATTTAATTTGACACTAGCCATTCCCTATCTTACCAAATACCCTCCTAACCACTGGTCAATGAACTTTCTTGGAAGCATGCTTTCTAATTGGATTGCAAAAGAGTATTTAGATAATGACAAACAGCTCATTGAACATGCCTGCAAGGTCGATTGGGCCTATAATTGTAGCTTTTTTGCTCCTAAAGAAACAGAAATTCTTGCATCTCATATGCAACTACAAACCCACACTCACCTTTTTGAGCTGCCTTATAACCTTTTTCAATTTCGTGAGCAGTTTTTGTTAGAGCTCCCTGAATACTGGATAGAACATGATTTTCCTTTACTAGAGCGCTCTACAGATCAATCTTCATTGTATTATGTCCTTTATCGGGATCATAAAAACTACATTGTTTTTGAAAAGATAAGTGCATGCGAATTTAAAGTCTTAAGCTACCTCAAAGAGGCTCATAGCCTAGACGAACTTAGCTCTTGGCTTGAAAAACACCCCGATCTTGAATTGCAAAAAAATGCAGCAACAAGTCTACATCTATGGATGAGACGCTGGGTTTTAATTGGATGGCTTGTTTTTGGTACAAAAGCGCTTTTTGAATAA
- the xerD gene encoding site-specific tyrosine recombinase XerD has translation MPLKRTTADFLSYIASEKGASINTLQAYGNDIKQFTLLLESLNIIDFQQVSTEHIIQFLKTMQNKNYASASICRALIAIKVLFRFLKREQMIKINVTEHLESPKLWQLVPEVLSESEVEILLSIPNQATYLGARNLSILELLYSSGLRVSELCSLTIYNIDDTFIKVMGKGRKERLVPIGKKALQAIDYYLLNFRDLHPSGKESSLFLTKRGKPIERFAVWKMIKSYAKKANITKNISPHTLRHSFATHLLDNGADLRVIQEFLGHSNIATTDRYTHISQKHLQDSFYKYHPRSSLTQQLGVGCFTKENRKL, from the coding sequence ATGCCACTAAAAAGAACAACTGCTGATTTTCTCTCCTACATAGCCTCTGAAAAAGGAGCATCTATTAATACATTGCAAGCCTATGGAAATGATATAAAACAGTTTACTCTCCTATTAGAATCTCTTAACATCATAGATTTTCAACAGGTAAGTACAGAACATATCATTCAATTTCTTAAAACCATGCAAAACAAAAACTACGCAAGTGCAAGCATATGCAGGGCACTCATTGCAATTAAAGTTCTCTTTCGTTTCCTAAAAAGAGAGCAGATGATCAAAATAAATGTGACAGAGCATCTAGAAAGCCCAAAACTTTGGCAACTAGTTCCAGAAGTACTCTCTGAGAGTGAAGTAGAAATACTTCTTTCTATTCCCAATCAAGCAACTTATCTTGGTGCAAGAAATTTGAGCATATTAGAACTTCTCTATTCAAGCGGCCTTCGCGTCTCTGAACTTTGCTCTCTTACCATCTACAATATTGATGACACTTTTATAAAAGTTATGGGAAAAGGAAGAAAAGAGCGTTTAGTACCTATTGGAAAAAAGGCCTTGCAAGCCATTGATTATTACCTTTTAAATTTTAGAGACCTGCATCCATCTGGAAAAGAGTCTTCGCTTTTTTTGACTAAAAGAGGAAAACCAATCGAGCGCTTTGCTGTATGGAAAATGATCAAATCTTATGCAAAAAAGGCAAATATTACAAAAAATATCTCTCCACATACACTAAGGCACTCATTTGCAACACATCTTTTAGATAATGGAGCGGATTTAAGAGTCATTCAAGAGTTTTTAGGACACTCTAATATAGCAACAACGGACCGCTATACACATATCAGCCAAAAACATCTTCAAGATTCTTTTTATAAATACCATCCAAGAAGTTCTCTAACACAGCAATTAGGAGTGGGATGTTTTACGAAAGAAAATAGGAAATTATAA
- a CDS encoding SAM-dependent methyltransferase, giving the protein MLKSGLILLPNLLGEGLSHESFFPKAVDQAVGMLDGLIAESMQGGRSYLNQFRTKKPPYDIPIGILDENTRDDEIDFLLQPLKEGELWGLVSDAGLPCIADPGARVVFRARQLGIKIETLTGPSAVIMAIQLSGLPGQRFSFLGYLSKDLEKREKELKALEKRSKEERSLQVFMEAPYRNKYTFEAMLEVLHPSTYVGIACDLSLETERIMVQKVETFKKSPLPNIDKKPCIFLVYA; this is encoded by the coding sequence ATGTTAAAGTCAGGTTTAATTTTACTTCCTAATTTACTTGGAGAAGGGCTTTCTCATGAAAGCTTTTTTCCAAAAGCAGTCGATCAAGCAGTTGGCATGCTAGATGGCCTTATTGCAGAGAGCATGCAAGGTGGCAGATCCTATCTTAATCAATTTCGTACAAAAAAACCTCCTTATGATATTCCGATAGGCATTTTGGATGAGAACACGCGTGATGATGAAATTGACTTTCTCTTGCAGCCCCTTAAAGAAGGTGAGTTATGGGGGCTTGTTTCTGATGCGGGCCTTCCTTGTATTGCAGACCCTGGTGCAAGAGTTGTTTTTAGAGCGCGTCAGCTGGGTATAAAGATAGAAACTCTTACAGGTCCATCGGCAGTTATTATGGCAATTCAGCTTTCAGGGCTTCCAGGACAGCGTTTTTCTTTCCTTGGTTATTTGAGTAAGGACCTAGAAAAAAGAGAAAAAGAGTTAAAAGCTTTAGAAAAGCGATCAAAAGAAGAGCGCTCTTTACAAGTATTTATGGAGGCGCCCTACAGAAATAAGTATACGTTTGAGGCGATGCTAGAAGTTTTACACCCCTCTACTTATGTGGGTATCGCTTGTGATTTAAGTTTAGAAACTGAGCGTATTATGGTGCAAAAGGTGGAAACTTTCAAGAAAAGCCCTTTACCTAATATTGACAAAAAACCTTGTATTTTCCTTGTATATGCATAA
- the gatC gene encoding Asp-tRNA(Asn)/Glu-tRNA(Gln) amidotransferase subunit GatC, protein MSEFTEKTLSSLTRLSRIECSQEEREGLFKDLTNILQYIDMLGEVNTENVPPCNHVLEDICNVMREDVVEQTLTRELFLSVAPSSVGGMIKVPTVIKRS, encoded by the coding sequence ATGTCTGAATTCACAGAAAAAACCCTCTCAAGCCTTACTCGGTTATCTAGAATTGAATGCTCTCAAGAAGAGCGAGAAGGCCTTTTTAAAGACTTAACAAATATTTTACAGTACATTGATATGCTAGGCGAAGTAAACACAGAAAACGTTCCACCCTGCAACCATGTTTTAGAAGACATATGCAATGTAATGCGTGAAGATGTTGTAGAACAAACCCTTACAAGAGAGCTCTTCCTCTCTGTTGCACCCTCTTCTGTTGGAGGCATGATTAAAGTTCCAACAGTTATTAAAAGGTCTTAA
- a CDS encoding DoxX family protein, with protein MHFLLKSYAGIVFLGNKFQTVLLLLLRLYWGPAFFISGLGKFGNISNVIDFFASLNIPYPAFSAYLTAGIECVGGLCLLFGLLSRLAAIPLVVITLSAMLTDNISEVKNVLNDPQNLISQLPFSFFLVALIIFSFGPGKWSLDYLFKKRFCTKNKPSN; from the coding sequence ATGCATTTTTTATTAAAGAGTTATGCAGGTATTGTCTTTTTAGGTAATAAGTTTCAAACTGTTTTACTGCTATTACTTAGACTCTATTGGGGGCCTGCTTTTTTTATTTCTGGCTTGGGTAAGTTTGGAAATATTTCTAATGTAATCGATTTTTTTGCATCGTTGAATATCCCTTACCCAGCATTTAGTGCTTATCTTACGGCAGGTATTGAATGTGTGGGTGGGTTGTGTCTTTTATTTGGGCTTTTATCTCGCCTTGCAGCTATTCCACTTGTTGTCATAACTCTTTCTGCTATGCTGACAGATAATATTAGTGAAGTAAAAAATGTGCTAAATGATCCTCAAAACTTGATTAGTCAGTTGCCATTTAGTTTCTTTTTAGTCGCATTGATTATTTTTAGTTTTGGGCCCGGCAAGTGGTCTTTAGACTATTTATTCAAAAAGCGCTTTTGTACCAAAAACAAGCCATCCAATTAA
- the gatB gene encoding Asp-tRNA(Asn)/Glu-tRNA(Gln) amidotransferase subunit GatB — protein MHDHPSSLWEPVIGLEVHVELNTKSKLFSTAPNHFGDDPNSNITEVCTGQPGALPVLNKEAVRKAAQFGLAVGATVAKFSKFDRKSYFYPDSPRNFQITQYDEPIVIGGTITAEIEEGSFKTFTINRAHLEDDAGMLKHFSNFAGIDYNRAGVPLIEIVSEPCIGSAKEATAYVQAVKAILEYLDASDCNMEEGSLRIDVNVSVRAKGEVSLRNKVEIKNMNSFYNMEIAIESEIKRQVKLYLQNPDKPPCEVITPATFRFDPELQETVKMRDKEDADDYRYFPEPDLVPIVLSDEYIESIRKTLPELPFAKNQRYINELRLSKYAASILTSDKKLADYFEEALKHSPNANALCNWITAEFAGRLKEKGKTLSEAGITPCNVAKLVNLIDTNVITGKIAKSVADDMVESSGKDCEEIVKQNPDYQPVHDKGEITAIIDKVLLENSRSVADYKNGKDKAFGFLVGQAMKLSKGKASPALVNEILKEKLDH, from the coding sequence ATGCATGACCATCCATCTTCTCTATGGGAACCTGTTATTGGACTCGAGGTACACGTAGAGCTCAACACAAAGTCCAAGCTCTTTAGTACAGCTCCCAACCATTTTGGCGACGATCCCAATTCCAATATTACAGAAGTATGTACAGGGCAACCAGGAGCACTTCCCGTCCTCAACAAAGAAGCTGTAAGAAAGGCTGCACAATTTGGTCTTGCAGTGGGTGCAACTGTTGCAAAATTCAGCAAGTTTGATCGAAAATCCTATTTTTATCCCGATAGCCCTCGAAACTTTCAAATCACACAATATGATGAACCTATCGTAATTGGAGGAACCATTACTGCTGAGATTGAAGAGGGCTCTTTTAAAACCTTTACTATTAACAGAGCTCACCTTGAAGATGATGCTGGTATGCTCAAACATTTTAGCAACTTTGCAGGTATCGACTACAACAGAGCAGGTGTTCCACTCATCGAAATTGTATCTGAGCCCTGTATTGGAAGCGCAAAAGAGGCAACAGCTTATGTACAGGCCGTTAAAGCCATTTTAGAATACTTAGACGCATCTGATTGCAACATGGAAGAGGGTTCTTTAAGAATCGATGTAAATGTATCTGTACGTGCAAAGGGAGAAGTTTCTCTTAGAAATAAAGTAGAAATTAAGAACATGAACTCTTTCTATAACATGGAAATTGCCATTGAGTCCGAAATCAAAAGACAAGTAAAACTCTACTTACAAAACCCTGATAAGCCTCCTTGCGAGGTTATCACTCCTGCAACTTTTCGCTTTGATCCAGAACTGCAAGAAACAGTTAAAATGCGCGATAAAGAAGATGCTGATGACTATCGCTATTTTCCAGAGCCAGATCTCGTACCTATTGTTTTATCCGATGAATACATTGAATCCATTCGAAAAACACTTCCCGAGCTTCCTTTCGCAAAAAATCAGCGCTACATTAATGAGCTTCGTCTCTCAAAATATGCAGCTTCCATTTTAACGAGCGATAAAAAGCTTGCAGACTATTTTGAAGAAGCGCTCAAGCATTCTCCTAATGCAAACGCCCTTTGCAACTGGATCACGGCAGAGTTTGCTGGAAGACTCAAAGAAAAAGGAAAAACATTGTCAGAAGCTGGTATTACACCTTGCAATGTGGCAAAACTTGTTAATTTAATTGATACAAACGTAATTACTGGAAAAATTGCAAAAAGTGTAGCTGATGATATGGTTGAATCTTCTGGAAAAGATTGTGAAGAGATTGTAAAGCAAAATCCTGACTATCAACCTGTTCATGATAAAGGAGAAATCACAGCTATCATAGACAAAGTCTTATTAGAAAATAGTAGGTCCGTTGCAGATTACAAAAATGGAAAAGATAAAGCTTTTGGATTTTTGGTAGGCCAAGCAATGAAACTCTCAAAGGGCAAAGCCTCTCCAGCCCTTGTAAATGAAATCTTAAAAGAAAAACTTGATCATTGA
- the gatA gene encoding Asp-tRNA(Asn)/Glu-tRNA(Gln) amidotransferase subunit GatA translates to MSNKEQIHLLSARKLRELFCKGELSAIEIVEHFLKRIHIHNPSVGAFLSIFDEKAKKRAKELDDKRLRGEKLGKLAAVPIAIKDNIHLKGELTTCASKFLSNYKALFDATATRLLEEEDAIFIGKTNMDEFAMGSSTENSALQKTKNPWDLNCVPGGSSGGSAAAVAARLVPIALGSDTGGSVRQPASFCGVVGFKPTYGRVSRYGLVAYGSSLDQIGPLSVYTEDSALVMEIIGRHCKRDSTSINKEAEEYFQNLSLGIHNMKIGVPWECIEQLQEPAKENFLSSIEQLKTLGAHIVDIRLNMLKYSIPVYYVLATAEASTNLARFDGVRYGVRSPNAQTLDQVYDLSKEEGFGPEVKRRILLGTYVLSSGYKDAFYKKAQKVRTLMIKEYKEQFQTCNLIAMPVTPSPAFKTGSIQDPLQMYLADIYTISANLAGLPAISVPSGLSPDGTPMGLQIIGPQMHDVQVCRAANAFEQSMQFSKLLPPITHN, encoded by the coding sequence ATGAGTAACAAAGAACAAATCCATCTTTTATCTGCACGTAAATTACGAGAACTCTTCTGTAAGGGTGAGCTATCTGCTATAGAAATTGTAGAGCACTTCTTAAAACGCATCCACATTCATAACCCTTCTGTTGGAGCATTTTTATCCATATTTGATGAAAAAGCAAAAAAACGAGCAAAAGAACTTGATGATAAACGTCTTCGAGGCGAAAAACTTGGAAAACTTGCAGCAGTGCCCATAGCCATAAAAGACAATATCCATCTAAAAGGCGAACTTACCACGTGCGCATCAAAATTTTTAAGTAACTACAAAGCTTTATTCGATGCAACAGCCACTCGCCTTCTAGAAGAAGAAGATGCTATTTTTATTGGTAAAACCAATATGGATGAATTTGCAATGGGCTCTTCAACAGAAAACTCTGCTCTGCAAAAAACGAAAAACCCCTGGGATTTAAACTGTGTACCAGGTGGATCTTCTGGAGGCTCTGCTGCTGCTGTTGCAGCGCGCCTTGTACCCATCGCCCTTGGCAGCGATACTGGTGGATCTGTCAGGCAACCTGCATCTTTTTGCGGCGTTGTTGGCTTCAAACCAACTTATGGCCGTGTATCTCGCTATGGTCTTGTAGCTTATGGCTCTTCGCTCGACCAAATCGGTCCTCTTTCTGTCTATACTGAAGATAGTGCTCTTGTCATGGAAATCATTGGAAGACATTGCAAAAGAGATTCCACATCTATTAATAAAGAGGCAGAAGAGTATTTTCAGAACTTATCTCTTGGCATTCACAACATGAAGATAGGCGTTCCCTGGGAGTGCATTGAACAACTGCAAGAACCTGCAAAAGAAAATTTTCTCTCTTCTATAGAACAACTTAAAACGCTTGGAGCGCATATCGTAGACATTCGCTTAAACATGTTGAAGTACTCCATACCCGTTTATTATGTTTTAGCAACAGCAGAAGCCTCTACCAATCTTGCACGCTTCGATGGTGTTCGCTACGGTGTTCGCTCTCCAAATGCACAAACACTAGACCAAGTTTATGACCTCTCTAAAGAAGAGGGCTTTGGTCCAGAAGTAAAAAGGCGTATTCTCCTGGGTACCTACGTGCTCTCTTCTGGGTATAAAGATGCTTTCTACAAAAAGGCGCAAAAGGTGCGCACGCTCATGATCAAGGAATACAAGGAACAATTTCAAACTTGTAATTTAATTGCAATGCCCGTCACACCCTCCCCCGCATTTAAAACAGGATCTATACAAGATCCATTGCAAATGTATTTAGCAGATATTTATACAATTAGCGCAAATCTTGCAGGGCTTCCTGCAATCAGTGTGCCCTCTGGCCTATCTCCTGACGGCACACCTATGGGCCTGCAGATTATCGGTCCACAAATGCATGACGTGCAGGTTTGTAGAGCTGCAAACGCTTTTGAACAAAGCATGCAGTTTTCTAAATTACTTCCACCCATAACACACAATTAA